A window of the Alnus glutinosa chromosome 4, dhAlnGlut1.1, whole genome shotgun sequence genome harbors these coding sequences:
- the LOC133866883 gene encoding uncharacterized protein LOC133866883 → MAVGGTCTTRRSSSYSRLVAIGLALVAVVSPLFINRRTESDSELDEQLIDLVSWLPLLLLVLILAIFLSSYLDRIFTRSDPHCIHRVGGSSAGIIVILIVLVLVLKCKSSVKSWEA, encoded by the coding sequence ATGGCGGTCGGAGGTACATGCACGACAAGGCGATCTTCTTCGTATTCTCGGCTGGTGGCAATAGGCTTGGCCCTTGTAGCTGTGGTTTCTCCTCTATTTATCAACCGGAGAACAGAGAGTGATTCAGAACTTGATGAGCAGCTCATCGACCTTGTTTCTTGGCTGCCTCTACTACTCCTGGTGTTGATCTTGGCCATCTTCTTGTCAAGTTACTTAGACAGGATCTTTACCAGGTCTGATCCTCATTGTATTCACAGAGTCGGTGGTTCTTCTGCTGGTATAATCGTGATTCTTATCGTTCTTGTACTGGTTTTGAAGTGTAAATCTTCCGTAAAGAGCTGGGAGGCTtga
- the LOC133867479 gene encoding ylmG homolog protein 2, chloroplastic yields the protein MGPAESSTETASVPNRVILSWAFTQTPFLRPSNSNSNSSPKPSNFVRPSMILRDLRSSVMSTADNCLGFLHLFASENPALKQVLSWSSQFQGFCQQINCRKYRNMKSLSSHNFAAVIPGDSVAGIVVANGILNFLNIYNTLLIVRLVLTWFPNTPPAIVSPLSTICDPYLNIFRGIIPPLGGTLDFSPILAFLVLNAFTSTASALPAELPATGTPEEGCASLAKFTNITTSQQKWMRRLHGNKTESSSGVN from the exons ATGGGCCCGGCGGAGTCGTCCACAGAGACAGCGTCCGTTCCGAACCGCGTAATTCTCTCTTGGGCATTCACGCAAACGCCATTTCTGAGGCCATCCAATTCCAACTCCAACTCCAGCCCCAAGCCCAGTAATTTTGTTCGTCCAAGCATGATTCTTCGAGACCTTCGCAGCTCAGTAATGTCAACTGCTGATAACTGTCTTGGATTTCTTCACTTGTTCGCATCTGAAAATCCGGCTCTCAAGCAAGTGCTTTCTTGGTCTTCTCAATTTCAGGGCTTCTGCCAACAG ATTAACTGCAGGAAATACAGGAATATGAAATCTCTGTCCAGTCACAATTTTGCTGCCGTCATTCCCGGAGATTCAGTGGCAGGGATCGTGGTGGCTAATGGTATCCTAAATTTCTTGAACATTTACAACACGCTTTTGATTGTCAGGCTTGTTTTGACCTGGTTTCCGAACACTCCTCCTGCCATTGTTAGTCCCCTCAG CACTATATGTGACCCATACTTGAACATCTTCCGTGGAATTATCCCACCACTTGGAGGAACACTGGATTTCTCTCCCATACTGGCATTTCTGGTTCTGAATGCCTTTACAAGCACTGCTTCAGCACTTCCTGCAGAACTTCCAGCAACAGGAACACCCGAAGAAGGTTGTGCATCTCTTGCAAAGTTTACTAATATTACCACATCACAGCAGAAATGGATGAGAAGGCTTCACGGAAACAAGACAGAGAGCTCTAGTGGTGTCAATTAG